One genomic region from Argentina anserina chromosome 2, drPotAnse1.1, whole genome shotgun sequence encodes:
- the LOC126785465 gene encoding two-component response regulator 24 encodes MLRNTNANEAAAKITALVVDDSRINQRLHRKLLENLGIENQVAGNGKEAVDVHCSGKQFDLILMDMDMPIMNGIEATRTLRAMGIRSTIAGVSSHSHFETVQEFVKAGLDDYQEKPLTISKLVSILQKVNSN; translated from the exons ATGTTGAGGAACACAAATGCAAATGAGGCTGCAGCCAAGATAACAGCTCTCGTTGTAGATGACAGCAGGATCAACCAAAGGCTTCACCGCAAGCTCTTGGAGAATCTTGGCATTGAAAACCAAGTCGCAGGTAACGGAAAAGAAGCTGTTGATGTCCATTGCTCTGGTAAACAGTTTGATCTTATACTGATGGACATGGACATGCCTATCATGAATGGCATTGAG GCAACAAGGACACTGCGTGCAATGGGAATTCGAAGTACGATTGCTGGTGTATCATCACATTCTCACTTTGAAACTGTACAAGAGTTTGTGAAGGCAGGACTAGATGACTACCAAGAGAAGCCCTTAACCATTTCTAAGCTAGTTTCCATCCTCCAGAAGGTCAATAGCAACTAG